In Streptantibioticus cattleyicolor NRRL 8057 = DSM 46488, a genomic segment contains:
- a CDS encoding AAA family ATPase yields the protein MTTYDARVNLGELTGIAAKVRDSVENVIEGKPEVVRLALTVLLAEGHLLIEDVPGVGKTMLAKALAKSIDCSVRRIQFTPDLLPSDITGVSVFDQQRRDFEFKPGAVFAQIVVGDEINRASPKTQSALLESLEEHQVTVDGTTYDLPTPFMVIATQNPVEMEGTYPLPEAQRDRFMARVSIGYPSVDAELRMLDVHGGVNPLDDLRPVADADDITGLIEAVRAVHVAPAVRRYAVQLVAATRDHPDLRLGASPRATLHLVRAARAAAALDGREFVLPDDVQALAPVVLAHRLLPTAQAQLNRVGAEQVVAEIVRRTPVPDPYDAESGGRAL from the coding sequence GTGACGACCTATGACGCACGCGTGAACCTCGGTGAACTGACCGGCATCGCGGCGAAGGTACGCGACTCGGTGGAGAACGTGATCGAGGGCAAGCCGGAGGTCGTGCGGCTCGCCCTGACCGTCCTGCTCGCCGAGGGCCACCTGCTCATCGAGGACGTGCCCGGGGTCGGCAAGACGATGCTCGCCAAGGCGCTGGCGAAATCCATCGACTGCTCGGTCCGCCGCATCCAGTTCACCCCCGACCTGCTGCCCTCCGACATCACCGGGGTGAGCGTCTTCGACCAGCAGCGCCGGGACTTCGAGTTCAAGCCCGGCGCGGTCTTCGCCCAGATCGTGGTGGGCGACGAGATCAACCGCGCCTCGCCCAAGACCCAGTCGGCGCTGCTGGAGTCGCTGGAGGAGCACCAGGTCACGGTGGACGGCACCACCTACGACCTGCCCACCCCGTTCATGGTGATCGCCACCCAGAACCCGGTGGAGATGGAGGGCACCTATCCGCTGCCGGAGGCGCAGCGGGACCGCTTCATGGCCCGGGTCTCCATCGGATACCCCAGCGTGGACGCCGAGTTGCGGATGCTGGACGTGCACGGCGGGGTGAACCCGCTGGACGACCTGCGTCCGGTGGCCGACGCCGACGACATCACCGGCCTGATCGAGGCGGTGCGCGCGGTCCACGTGGCCCCCGCGGTACGGCGGTACGCGGTGCAGCTGGTGGCCGCCACCCGGGATCACCCCGATCTGCGGCTGGGCGCCTCGCCGCGGGCCACGCTCCACCTGGTGCGCGCCGCCCGGGCCGCGGCGGCGCTGGACGGACGGGAGTTCGTCCTGCCCGACGACGTCCAGGCGCTGGCCCCGGTGGTCCTCGCGCACCGGCTGCTGCCCACCGCGCAGGCCCAGTTGAACCGGGTCGGCGCCGAACAGGTGGTGGCCGAGATCGTGCGGCGCACCCCGGTGCCCGATCCGTACGACGCGGAATCCGGCGGCCGGGCGCTGTGA
- a CDS encoding transglutaminase family protein codes for MSGRGRLTVCAVLACLLTATSLLPLATPVTWYVQAALLVAVQAAVGALARRVPLGRALTVAAQALVSLLLMTLVFVPGQALLGLVPGPRALLAFGHLLTEGVQDVGQYAPPAPVTAGIRLLLVGSVVLFSLVVDVIAVTLRSAAPAGLPLLALYSVASGLNEGGGHWLWFLFTAAGYLVMLLAEGRDRLTRWGRVFGPAPRRTGFVPAGTGTAAPVRGGRRIGALAVGLALLVPAALPAMGAGLLTPDGAVRGLGRGGGTIAAVNPLVSLQSSLNQPQDQEVLRYRTTTDDAADMYLRILTLDQFDGTTWRASQRRVTDVPDTLPTPAGLGSAVQVAQVNTTFAAATGYVQTYLPMPYPAVRVKTGGSWRYEPEGRTLVGDHGQTTAGTRYQVTSLLVQPTARQLAEAPAPPARLRQEYTQVPANLPAEVRQTALRVTEGATTAYDRAVRLQQWFTTTGGFSYDTKVAEGSGPDAIVRFLHDKRGFCVHFSFTMAAMARTLGIPARVDVGFAPGTPQSDNSYLVGLKDAHAWPELYFEGVGWTRFEPTPSRGSTPDYTRPTTPSPGGQDPSGPRHGSGAVPAPGPSPSASCDGSGHPGRADCTGTTTVTVGMPSDGSWAGYALLGLVALLALALGAVPAVWRVRQRSVRLARAAGAAGAREAVLAAWRELVDTAWDLGATPDGAETPRRAAARVVRVFGLAGPAAESARRLGDAVEHVLYAPATPTVPDGLADDVRRACAALHAGADRRTRLRARLAPRSAARLGRRFAELRTAVAARCRAALATLRPSR; via the coding sequence GTGAGCGGACGCGGACGGCTCACGGTGTGCGCGGTGCTGGCCTGCCTGCTCACCGCGACCTCGCTGCTGCCGCTGGCCACCCCGGTCACCTGGTACGTGCAGGCGGCGCTGCTGGTGGCGGTGCAGGCCGCGGTGGGGGCGCTGGCCCGGCGGGTGCCGCTGGGCCGCGCGCTGACGGTGGCGGCCCAGGCGCTGGTCTCGCTGCTGCTGATGACGCTGGTCTTCGTGCCCGGCCAGGCGCTGCTGGGGCTGGTGCCCGGGCCGCGGGCGCTGCTCGCCTTCGGCCACCTGCTGACCGAGGGCGTGCAGGACGTGGGCCAGTACGCGCCGCCGGCCCCGGTCACCGCCGGGATCCGGCTGCTGCTGGTGGGCTCGGTGGTGCTCTTCTCGCTGGTGGTGGACGTGATCGCGGTGACGCTGCGCAGCGCCGCGCCCGCCGGGCTGCCGCTGCTGGCGCTGTACTCGGTGGCCTCCGGGCTCAACGAGGGCGGCGGGCACTGGCTGTGGTTCCTGTTCACCGCCGCCGGCTACCTGGTGATGCTGCTCGCCGAGGGGCGGGACCGGCTCACCCGCTGGGGGCGCGTCTTCGGCCCTGCGCCCCGGCGTACCGGGTTCGTACCGGCCGGGACGGGCACGGCGGCCCCGGTGCGGGGCGGCCGGCGGATCGGGGCGCTGGCGGTCGGCCTCGCGCTGCTGGTGCCGGCCGCGCTCCCCGCGATGGGCGCCGGGCTGCTCACACCGGACGGGGCCGTACGCGGCCTGGGCCGCGGCGGCGGCACGATCGCCGCGGTCAACCCGCTGGTGTCGTTGCAGTCCAGCCTCAACCAGCCGCAGGACCAGGAGGTGCTGCGCTACCGCACCACCACCGACGACGCCGCCGACATGTACCTGCGGATCCTCACCCTCGACCAGTTCGACGGCACCACCTGGCGGGCCTCGCAGCGCCGGGTCACCGACGTCCCCGACACCCTGCCCACCCCGGCCGGACTCGGCTCCGCGGTACAGGTCGCGCAGGTCAACACCACCTTCGCGGCGGCCACCGGCTACGTGCAGACCTACCTGCCGATGCCCTACCCGGCGGTGCGCGTCAAGACCGGCGGCAGCTGGCGGTACGAGCCGGAGGGGCGCACCCTCGTCGGCGACCACGGGCAGACCACCGCCGGCACCCGCTACCAGGTGACGAGCCTGCTGGTGCAGCCCACCGCGCGGCAGCTCGCCGAGGCGCCCGCCCCGCCGGCCAGGCTGCGCCAGGAGTACACCCAGGTGCCGGCGAACCTGCCGGCCGAGGTGCGGCAGACCGCGCTGCGCGTCACGGAGGGGGCGACCACCGCCTACGACCGCGCGGTGCGGCTCCAGCAGTGGTTCACCACCACCGGCGGCTTCTCCTACGACACCAAGGTCGCCGAGGGCAGCGGTCCGGACGCGATCGTGCGCTTCCTGCACGACAAGCGCGGGTTCTGCGTGCACTTCTCGTTCACCATGGCCGCCATGGCCCGCACGCTGGGCATCCCGGCCCGGGTGGACGTCGGCTTCGCGCCGGGCACCCCGCAGTCGGACAACTCGTACCTGGTCGGGCTGAAGGACGCGCACGCCTGGCCGGAGCTGTACTTCGAGGGCGTCGGCTGGACCCGGTTCGAGCCGACCCCGAGCCGGGGCTCCACCCCCGACTACACCCGCCCCACCACGCCGTCCCCGGGCGGCCAGGACCCGTCCGGGCCGCGCCACGGCTCCGGGGCGGTCCCCGCGCCGGGCCCCTCCCCCAGCGCCTCGTGCGACGGATCGGGCCACCCGGGGCGGGCGGACTGCACGGGCACCACGACCGTGACGGTGGGCATGCCGTCGGACGGCTCGTGGGCCGGGTACGCGCTGCTCGGGCTGGTGGCGCTGCTGGCGCTGGCGCTGGGCGCGGTGCCGGCGGTGTGGCGGGTGCGGCAGCGGTCGGTGCGGCTGGCCCGGGCGGCGGGGGCGGCCGGGGCGCGGGAGGCGGTGCTGGCCGCCTGGCGCGAACTCGTCGACACCGCGTGGGACCTCGGCGCCACGCCGGACGGTGCCGAGACGCCACGCCGCGCCGCGGCCCGTGTCGTGCGCGTCTTCGGACTCGCCGGCCCCGCCGCGGAGTCGGCCCGACGGCTCGGCGACGCGGTGGAGCACGTCCTGTACGCCCCGGCCACCCCCACCGTCCCCGACGGCCTCGCGGACGACGTGCGCCGGGCGTGCGCCGCCCTGCACGCCGGGGCCGACCGGCGCACCCGCCTGCGGGCCCGGCTCGCCCCGCGCTCCGCGGCCCGCCTCGGCCGCCGGTTCGCGGAACTCCGCACGGCGGTGGCGGCACGCTGCCGTGCGGCGCTGGCGACGCTGCGTCCCAGCCGCTGA
- a CDS encoding DUF58 domain-containing protein, with the protein MPGPPDGSAAEGGGRGGLPRALSGLTTRGRSFLAAGAAAGVCSYLLGQPDLLRVAALLVALPLVCVVVVARTRYRAAGGRRLTPTRVPAMSQARVVLRVENVSRLPTGMLMLQDRVPYVLGPRPRFVLDRVEPGGHREVSYRVRSDLRGRYPLGPLQLTLCDPFGMCELTRPFDDSDTLTVVPRVERLPVVRLGGDAPGYGDGRSRVLALAGEDDVIPRGYRHGDDLRRVHWRSTARYGELMVRREEQPHRARCTVLLDTRRTAFPGEGPDSAFEWAVTGAASVVVHMLQQGFTARVVTDTGSAVPATWAMGAAGGGGEASEAAGVLLDALAVVERSEGTELSRAHEALRGDTEGLLVAFLGELDEAQASSVARLRRRGGTAVAFVVDTQEDGTAVEGPLRVLRTAGWSAVAVRPGDLLPELWRRAAGVDARGTREAAR; encoded by the coding sequence GTGCCGGGGCCGCCGGACGGGAGCGCCGCCGAGGGGGGCGGCCGGGGCGGGCTGCCGCGCGCCCTGTCCGGGCTGACCACCCGCGGCCGTTCCTTCCTGGCCGCCGGGGCCGCCGCCGGGGTCTGCTCGTACCTGCTGGGCCAGCCCGATCTGCTGCGGGTGGCGGCGCTGCTGGTGGCGCTGCCGCTGGTGTGCGTGGTCGTGGTGGCCCGCACCCGTTACCGGGCGGCCGGCGGCCGGCGGCTGACCCCGACCCGGGTGCCGGCCATGTCGCAGGCCCGGGTGGTGCTGCGGGTGGAGAACGTCTCCCGGCTCCCCACCGGGATGCTGATGCTCCAGGACCGGGTGCCCTACGTGCTCGGGCCCCGGCCGCGGTTCGTGCTGGACCGGGTCGAGCCGGGCGGCCACCGGGAGGTCTCCTACCGGGTCCGCTCCGACCTGCGCGGCCGGTACCCGCTGGGCCCGTTGCAGCTGACGCTCTGCGACCCGTTCGGGATGTGCGAACTGACCCGCCCCTTCGACGACTCCGACACGCTCACCGTGGTGCCCCGGGTGGAACGGCTGCCCGTGGTGCGCCTCGGCGGCGACGCCCCCGGCTACGGTGACGGGCGCAGCCGGGTGCTGGCGCTGGCCGGCGAGGACGACGTCATCCCGCGGGGCTACCGGCACGGCGACGACCTGCGCCGGGTGCACTGGCGTTCCACCGCGCGCTACGGCGAGTTGATGGTGCGCCGCGAGGAGCAGCCGCACCGGGCGCGCTGCACCGTGCTGCTGGACACCCGGCGTACCGCCTTCCCCGGCGAGGGCCCGGACTCGGCGTTCGAGTGGGCGGTCACCGGGGCCGCCTCGGTGGTGGTGCACATGCTCCAACAGGGCTTCACCGCACGGGTGGTGACCGACACCGGCAGCGCGGTGCCGGCCACCTGGGCCATGGGGGCCGCGGGCGGCGGCGGTGAGGCGTCGGAGGCCGCCGGGGTGCTGCTGGACGCGCTCGCGGTGGTCGAACGTTCCGAGGGCACCGAACTGTCCCGGGCGCACGAGGCGTTGCGCGGGGACACCGAGGGGCTGCTCGTGGCCTTCCTCGGGGAACTCGACGAGGCGCAGGCGTCCTCGGTAGCCCGGCTGCGGCGGCGCGGCGGCACCGCGGTGGCCTTCGTGGTGGACACCCAGGAGGACGGCACGGCGGTGGAGGGACCGTTGCGGGTGCTGCGGACGGCGGGGTGGAGCGCGGTCGCGGTGCGCCCCGGCGACCTGCTGCCGGAGCTGTGGCGGCGGGCGGCCGGCGTGGACGCCCGCGGGACGAGGGAGGCCGCCAGGTGA
- a CDS encoding methyltransferase yields the protein MSDPLRPRASLRTAVVWEVLKDALERRAKAAVPEGSGLDVLDTGGGTGNFAVPVAELGHRVTVVDPSPDALFALERRAAEAGVTDRVRGVQGDAGGLLDVVESGAYDVVLCHGVLEYLDDPAGGVRNVVRALRPSGTLSLLAAGRNGAVLARAIAGHFGEARRGLTDPDGRWGEGDPLPRRFTAEELTALVGEAGLEVASVHGVRVFADLVPGVLVDTEPGAVEALRELELAAAELPAFHSIATQLHVLAHRG from the coding sequence GTGTCAGACCCGCTGCGCCCCCGCGCGTCCCTGCGAACCGCCGTGGTGTGGGAGGTGCTCAAGGACGCCTTGGAACGGCGGGCCAAGGCCGCCGTTCCGGAGGGGTCGGGGCTCGACGTCCTCGACACCGGCGGCGGCACCGGCAACTTCGCCGTCCCCGTGGCCGAACTCGGCCACCGCGTCACCGTCGTCGACCCCAGCCCGGACGCGTTGTTCGCCCTGGAGCGCCGGGCCGCCGAGGCCGGGGTCACCGACCGGGTGCGCGGGGTGCAGGGCGACGCGGGCGGCCTGCTCGACGTGGTGGAGAGCGGCGCCTACGACGTCGTGCTCTGCCACGGGGTGCTGGAGTACCTCGACGACCCGGCTGGCGGCGTGCGCAACGTGGTGCGCGCGCTGCGCCCCTCCGGCACGCTGAGCCTGCTCGCCGCCGGCCGCAACGGCGCCGTGCTCGCCCGCGCCATCGCCGGCCACTTCGGCGAGGCGCGCCGCGGGCTGACCGACCCCGACGGGCGCTGGGGTGAGGGAGATCCGCTGCCCCGGCGGTTCACCGCCGAGGAACTCACCGCCCTGGTCGGCGAGGCCGGGCTGGAGGTCGCCTCGGTGCACGGCGTGCGGGTCTTCGCCGACCTGGTGCCCGGGGTGCTGGTGGACACCGAGCCGGGCGCCGTCGAGGCGCTGCGCGAGCTGGAGCTGGCCGCCGCCGAACTCCCCGCGTTCCACTCGATCGCGACCCAGTTGCACGTCCTCGCGCACCGCGGCTGA
- a CDS encoding DUF3040 domain-containing protein: MPLSEHEQRMLEQMERALYAEDPKFASALEGSGLRTFTRRRVYQAVAGFLVGIALLMAGMVAQQIWISVVGFLVMLGCAALAVTAWRRSAKPEQSAPGRVGHHPGRPHPRRKGRVMDRIEERWQRRRDEQQGP; the protein is encoded by the coding sequence GTGCCGCTCTCGGAGCACGAGCAGCGCATGCTGGAGCAGATGGAGCGAGCGCTCTACGCCGAGGACCCGAAGTTCGCGTCGGCGCTCGAGGGCAGCGGGCTGCGCACGTTCACCCGGCGGCGCGTCTACCAGGCGGTCGCCGGTTTCCTGGTCGGCATCGCGCTCCTGATGGCCGGTATGGTCGCCCAGCAGATCTGGATCAGCGTGGTCGGCTTCCTCGTGATGCTCGGCTGCGCGGCGCTCGCCGTGACCGCTTGGCGACGGTCCGCCAAACCGGAACAGTCCGCTCCGGGACGTGTCGGCCACCACCCCGGCCGGCCCCACCCGCGCCGCAAGGGCAGGGTGATGGACCGGATCGAGGAGCGCTGGCAGCGCCGCCGCGACGAGCAACAGGGGCCCTGA